The proteins below come from a single Mya arenaria isolate MELC-2E11 chromosome 8, ASM2691426v1 genomic window:
- the LOC128245037 gene encoding uncharacterized protein LOC128245037 isoform X1 — MPGIQFIIGLQMSARRCVLRAYGAVSLTQLCLGLLLIISGMLALKYTQDEFHISRPPYFLGAFLVGIIIICGGICSLYVFITEAPLLDYYYLDPPSANKIKRAVTGNTVTSVLSLIGCLLGLLVCVVFAVGPCDTDMWFSKCSFTQNKTEHRALAIFITVFLCSSTILSVYASLMSCIHGWVFDFGASAVQMRRRKSHEDGDDAARPVSGFQPVPVFDIDENNFPHDDDMPTSNKYSNATSSFKRPREERTGTYQGDHVTFGDDHVAALKHHIQSQQPQPQQYVAVLNDPAMKQILKERNSRLQET, encoded by the exons TGTCTGCTCGGCGCTGTGTTTTACGGGCGTACGGGGCGGTCTCGTTAACACAGCTCTGCCTGGGGCTACTACTCATCATCAGCGGAATGTTGGCCCTAAAGTACACACAAGATGAATTCCACATATCCCGACCACCTTACTTCCTGGGGGCGTTCTTGGTCGGAATTATA ATTATATGCGGAGGTATTTGTTCTCTCTACGTATTCATAACGGAGGCCCCTCTTCTGGACTACTACTACTTAGACCCGCCTTCAGCCAacaaaattaaacgagca GTAACAGGAAATACAGTGACTTCTGTTCTGTCGTTAATCGGCTGCCTGCTCGGCCTTTTAGTCTGTGTCGTTTTCGCTGTTGGACCATGTGACACAGACATGTGGTTTTCTAAATGCAGctttacacaaaacaaaacggAACACAGAGCCTTAGCCATATTCATCACAGTGTTTCTATGCTCAAGTACTATTTTGTCAGTGTATGCATCGCTTATGTCGTGTATACACGGCTGGGTGTTCGATTTCGGCGCGAGTGCGGTGCAAATGCGTAGGCGGAAGTCACACGAGGATGGTGATGACGCTGCGCGCCCAGTTTCCGGTTTCCAACCAGTGCCAGTTTTTGACATTGACGAAAATAACTTCCCTCATGATGATGATATGCCAACGTCCAATAAATATAGCAATGCAACATCATCTTTTAAACGTCCCAGAGAAGAGCGAACCGGAACTTACCAAGGCGATCACGTGACATTCGGGGATGATCACGTGGCTGCTTTAAAACACCACATCCAATCACAACAGCCACAGCCTCAACAATACGTTGCCGTTTTAAATGATCCCGCAATGAAACAGATACTTAAGGAAAGAAACAGTCGGCTACAAGAAACTTGA
- the LOC128245037 gene encoding uncharacterized protein LOC128245037 isoform X2, with translation MDARTREMSARRCVLRAYGAVSLTQLCLGLLLIISGMLALKYTQDEFHISRPPYFLGAFLVGIIIICGGICSLYVFITEAPLLDYYYLDPPSANKIKRAVTGNTVTSVLSLIGCLLGLLVCVVFAVGPCDTDMWFSKCSFTQNKTEHRALAIFITVFLCSSTILSVYASLMSCIHGWVFDFGASAVQMRRRKSHEDGDDAARPVSGFQPVPVFDIDENNFPHDDDMPTSNKYSNATSSFKRPREERTGTYQGDHVTFGDDHVAALKHHIQSQQPQPQQYVAVLNDPAMKQILKERNSRLQET, from the exons TGTCTGCTCGGCGCTGTGTTTTACGGGCGTACGGGGCGGTCTCGTTAACACAGCTCTGCCTGGGGCTACTACTCATCATCAGCGGAATGTTGGCCCTAAAGTACACACAAGATGAATTCCACATATCCCGACCACCTTACTTCCTGGGGGCGTTCTTGGTCGGAATTATA ATTATATGCGGAGGTATTTGTTCTCTCTACGTATTCATAACGGAGGCCCCTCTTCTGGACTACTACTACTTAGACCCGCCTTCAGCCAacaaaattaaacgagca GTAACAGGAAATACAGTGACTTCTGTTCTGTCGTTAATCGGCTGCCTGCTCGGCCTTTTAGTCTGTGTCGTTTTCGCTGTTGGACCATGTGACACAGACATGTGGTTTTCTAAATGCAGctttacacaaaacaaaacggAACACAGAGCCTTAGCCATATTCATCACAGTGTTTCTATGCTCAAGTACTATTTTGTCAGTGTATGCATCGCTTATGTCGTGTATACACGGCTGGGTGTTCGATTTCGGCGCGAGTGCGGTGCAAATGCGTAGGCGGAAGTCACACGAGGATGGTGATGACGCTGCGCGCCCAGTTTCCGGTTTCCAACCAGTGCCAGTTTTTGACATTGACGAAAATAACTTCCCTCATGATGATGATATGCCAACGTCCAATAAATATAGCAATGCAACATCATCTTTTAAACGTCCCAGAGAAGAGCGAACCGGAACTTACCAAGGCGATCACGTGACATTCGGGGATGATCACGTGGCTGCTTTAAAACACCACATCCAATCACAACAGCCACAGCCTCAACAATACGTTGCCGTTTTAAATGATCCCGCAATGAAACAGATACTTAAGGAAAGAAACAGTCGGCTACAAGAAACTTGA